A window of Quercus robur chromosome 12, dhQueRobu3.1, whole genome shotgun sequence genomic DNA:
gataTTAATGGAAATTTGGAAAGTGGTAAATGGTAACTATATTTTCCTTAACCTAATTAGCAAGCCTTGCCCTAAAAAGAATGCCATCCTTATTAAAGCCTTCTCCCTTGTCAATGTTTGAGATGCCAGGTTTTGCcaattgttgttgtttatattatgACTTCTATCAGTTTGCCTGGTGGCAACTTGGAATTTATGTTCTTTAGATGACCTGCCTTACCTGCCAGATGTCCAGCTGCAAAAGGAAGAGGTTAGGCTAACTTCATTGGAGACATTTTGTTAACTCAAAGTCTGAGCTAACTTGGATTTCATGTTCTTTAGATGCCCGCCTTGCCTTGGTTGGAGACATTTTGCAAGCTCAAGGCCTGAGCTAGAGGTCAAATATGACACATCCCAAGTGATTCAGGATTAGTTAGAGCCCAGTTACCAGAACATCTGATCTCAAGTGTGATTCTGTTTATAGTGTGTTCAAAGTCAAACAGAAACATAGATGAACTAACAGAAATGCCATGGGAAATGTTTTGGAGACAAAAAGACATCATTTCAGTATCTCCaagaaatttcacaaattttggCAAATATTAAACCAATGCATTTTGCTTAATTCTCAAAATCAGATTAAATCCCAGCCTCTCATTTCCCAAGCTGTTTctactcatcaaaaaaaaaaaaaagagccattTTTATTAACTGTTTCAAGGATTGTAACCATAGATTAAACGTTGTTGTATTCCAGCCTGTCTATACCTCACTAAGTGagtaaataatttataaaccCCTAATAAGATAGTGGTAcatgttagaaattttttttttttaaaaatttcgtATAAGACTCCTATACCTTCAATATAAGAactatggttaaatgattaaattcaccattttctaaTAGCTTAAGTTTTGGGGAGAACTGgcaatttaacatggtatcatgGCAGGAGATTCTGATTCTACCTtctatttaaaatgttaaaaatcccACTTGTTGGGCCCCATTTATTAAGGGGGAGTTTAGACTCATACGAGagaagggggaggggggggggggggttaaaactattgttaaatgattaaatttaccattttctaATAACTTGAAGCTTTTGGGAGAAATGGTAATTGAACACTCAACAACCAAGtataagaatttattatttaataataaacgTCATATTCGCATGCATGATTATTATGGGTATAATTATTGATAAAGTGAGATATATGATGTTGACATAGATTTTGTGAGGGCATCAATTTAGAAAAATCATACCGGTGGTTAATGAACCAAAGGCAAGGAACCCAATAGTCTCTAAAAGGAGATAGTATATAGCAAAAATTTCTATGGGGGTTGGACTTAAATGAAACTTGGCTGGTGACATTTTTCAAACtacatatatacacatgtaTTAAGagtttttagaaattgttttgaaGTAGAGGCTCATGTGGAATATTGAATGGTGGAAggaaaaatatgagaaattgTAGGTGCAGGCCTCACTTGTAATTTTCAAATCTTCAAGGGTCAATTGAATGATTTGATTACGGAAAAGAGTTTACAAGTTTATGTCAATAGCCTTTTAAAGgaaatgattaatttttataGCTAAAGATTAATATCACTAAGGATCCCACATTCAATCTCTCTATAAGGTTTTTACCTAAAGTCTTATAAATAAGACAAACCACAACCTAGTTGGCCACCAAAACTATTTTGGGGAACTGCACCTATCCACAAAAcactaaagaaaaagagaaagagtaaCATAAATACATTGGGAGACAACGCACTTCGATTGCTAAGAGAGGTATGCATTATGTCCTTATCAAAATCCAGGATTACGTGGTCTAATGATCTTAGAAccaattaaatgacattttgttTGGTATTATTTCGCAACCATAGATACAATTCCAGGACTAAGTACAAAAGATGGCAAAGTTACTGACCCGTTATCATCCATGACAAGAACTTTCAGCCCTGAAAAATTTGTCTGACCATGATTTGCTGGTACTTTAGGTGTGAAGGGAAGCTTAGATTCATTTGATCGCTCTGGAATTCCAAGTTTTACAATGAAAGTGGCAGTACATCCCTTGGCAAGGCCGTCACTTTCAAGCCAGATATGTCCCTCCATAAGATTTACAAACCTGATCACATCataggaaaggaaaaagaattacAGCTGCATCTTTATATGAAAATAGTCTTTTCAAATCTAGTCCACAAAAACTGCAATACAAAAAAAACAGGCAGAGACACCTGCATATACTGAATGTATAGcctaacaaaaccaaaccaaagctAAACATCTAACAACAAAAGATTTAAGTACCTCTTACAAATTGCAAGGCCAAGTCCGCTGCCACCAGAATTTCTAGTTGCTGATGATTGACTTTGAGAGAACTTCGTAAACAGCTTAGGAATCTCCTGGGGATTGATTCCTGATCCTGAATCTTTCACCTACAATAGAAGAGAAAAGGTAAATCTACAAAGCTAACTTTTAAAAAGCATCCTGAGATTGAAGGATTTCGATTGCATATTGACAAACCTGTACGCGCAAATAAAAGTGGTTATCACTTGGCATAGGAAAAAAGTCAGGTGCTCGAGAATCTCTTAAAGATTCTGATTTTGCAACAAAAGCAATGATTGAGATGCTGCCCTCTTTAGAGAACTTCACAGCATTACCAACAACATTTAGCATAGTTTGCATTAGGCGCTTTTCATCACCTACAGCATACACTGGCAAATCTTGTGCTAAATTTAACGTGACGGACAACTTCTTGACAGATGCTACAGGCTTGATCAGGTTAAGGACCTAAGAAGAGGAAAATTAATGTTACTACAACAAGCATCTAAAGAAATCCATGTACATCCTAATGCTACAAAGCAATCTAAAAGAGCTAATATTCGGCAGGAAGGGATAGCCCTACCTCTTTGAATACAAAATGAAGATTAAAAGTTCCAATGTCCAGTTGAAGACTGCCATCTTCAAGCCTTGAAAGATCTAATACATCATTAATGAGAGTAGCCAAAAGATTACTACTCTTTAATATTGTTTCAACCATCAGGCGTTGCTCAGGTGTCAGCTCAGTTTCCTGCAATAAGGAAGAAAGTGCAATAATTGCATGCATGGGAGTTCTCATCTCGTGGTTCATAACTGCCAAGAAATCATTGCGAGCTCGAATTGCAGTTTCAGCTTCTCTCCTGGCCAGATCTAGAGCAACATTCTGCTCCATAAGAAGATCCCTTGCCCTCATTGACTCTTCTAAGATTGCCGCATGAGAGAGAGCAACTGCCACCTGGACCAACAGAAAGTTTCTATAAATTAACACTTTCTAAcagtattatattatataaaagtaaaaaatcattCTGTGAGCCACCCGTATTACAGATATGAACATGAATTAGTAGCAAGCCAACACATGGCTAAAGGACACCTTATTCATCAAGtaagatttttttatatttatttcccACCCCCCCTCTACTTtactgcctttttttttcttatgcaAGCATCCTACGATGATTTGCTAATCCCCATACTACTTTAGCAAACAGTAAAGCACTGAcaagtacacacacacacacatacacatttGGGTCAATTGTAGgtataaaaatccaaaacaaacacaacctcCTGGATTTGATAGTTGAACTTATGTGGAGTATTTTAAGATTCTTACCATAAAACAATTTGCATGTGTTTCTCCCCATAGGATACGCAAGCCTTCTTTTAGTTGCAAATAATTATCCAATATCTATAGAATATCTctttcttaatatattttctAACTATATTATTGGTATCTTAGAAATGCATAGTATTCAAGAATCAGGATTCATGTTCATAACTACCATACCACAAGTCATGTAGGAGTTGCTTGATAGTTAATATAATTTCAATGTGTGCCAGATCCCATTATAACCTAGGAAGCACGGACACTTCATTTGGGGTGCTGTACCCGTGTTGGACACTTGACATGCTTGGGAAACTTCTGCATGCATGTCCCAGTCATgtccttaaataaaaaaatgtcctttttaaaaataaaaataaaaatgtaggaCATGGTCGGGACATGAGAACAAGAGGAATTGAATACCCTTTCACATGAGAGCATTCATGCTTTGAATAGTAATAGtgcatttgaaaattaataaatatacttataaaaaaaaaatgaaaaaatatatttattcttggtttgtattctaatttctaaacacCCTTTAGTAGTCATGGATTTGctttattatccattattaCTCTTAATTTGATATACATTTAACattatatgataaataaatgcttaataatatatagaaaatataagtgaaaatataattaatttaagagaCGTGTCCTGCCGTACCTTTGTcccattttttcaaaatttgatgtGTCGCTGTGTCGTACCCGTGCTGTGTCGTACCCGTGTTCATGCTTCTTAGAttataactcataaatatacaGTTTAGTGGATTTACAGAATTTAGAACAATTACGCTACAATTTGTAGGAACAGGAACTTGAGGAAATCAGCTTCTCTAAGATAATAGTCAGTTATGTGTACAACTATATGCAATCATCTACTATTGTGTTTTCTCTTATACACATTCTCTGTACTAGGGCACGGGCTTTTGGTGtttaatacaatatatatatgtgtgtgtgtgggggggttCTAGTTGCACCTATTGTAATTCTAAGCCATGTTACAATGCTAAGTAACTTTTTATTGggtttatattttgaaaataccaAGTTTCATGCCAATTGGATGCCAATTACTTTTCGATCTAGAAACCCatattttatacacaattttaaatgcaaaaagttgaaatttaaacatttgatcaATGATATAGTTATAGATCTCAGATCATCTTGAAGTTTTGCAAGCATGTAAAGTAGAAGAAAATCTAATCCAAGAGTGGATTCATCAAAATtctcatccaataaaaagatattgagtggtgtaacatagtttagagttacaccaggtgtaatttgaactcaaccctatgtgtgtgtatataaaatctataatctataatctatatatatatatatatatatataggttattTTACTGAGCATGTGTTATAGAAGGGCAGGGGTTTGGTTATCAAAGTTAGATAATCTTAAGTGCGCATGATGGTTTTGAAACTCATTGTAGGGTCATTATGAATATTACAAAGAGCAACATAAAAAACACTTTGCAACCTAATCAAGCCTCCTTCTGCAAGTCTCATTCATTAAACTTCACACATGCCCTATATGACATTGAGCAACTATAGATTGTAGCTATTTGCTACAAATATATATCTGCTTCCACCCTTTCAAAAGCAATTCTTAGTTCCATTCACACATCTAGCATCAAGGGTCATTCAGGATGTCTAGGACTCAGCTTCTTTACCATTATATGAAAACATCACATAAGACATTTATAGCTGATATGTTTTCCTATCTGAAAATGTATAGCGCATGCATACATCAGACAACAATCATTGTATAAGATCTCAAATATGGAGTATGTCAAAATAACCAGGGTAATCAATGAGTAGAGGATTCAGGCTTTGGACGTCAATTAGTAAGTATAGGGGCTTGATAGTTTGAGAAATGTATGCTATCTAAATTAAAGTTATGCTTGGCATAGATAAACCACTAGACTGCTAGACAGTATCTAGTTAGCatcaaatcattcaaatttttcTACAAGTTTGAAGATGAATAGGCCAGGTGTTAAAATTTTCCGAATTCTGTGATGGAAAGAGATGGCAAGAGATAAGGGGGAATTGTTGATGGTTTATGCCTAGAAGAGAAAAATTCAATGTAACAACAATGTCTTTCAcatacctatccaaaaaaaaaaaaatcaatgtctTTCACACATCTTATGATTTTTCTAATCAAATGTGGTTCTTAGAAAATACCCtagtggaaaaataaatataaatgaaaacgGAAAAGGAAGGAAATGTAGTTTAGCATTTTTActttattcaataaaaagaagtaaagtGCAATGTCAGAAAAATAAGCAAGTATAAATTCAGACCTGATCCGCAACTACTTCAACCAACTCTAACTCATGGACATGCCATTGCCTTGCACTATCTGAGGGCAACATCAAGACCATCAGAGCATAACGTTTTGCTGGGAGCTCAGGCCAGTCATTGATTTGGAAGTTAGAGAGATGTAGCAGAGGGACACGAACAGCAACAACCTCCCCAGGCATGTATTTTCCTGCAAGAGGTCTTATTCTTGCCACTGGACAATTTGGGGATATTTTTACTGCACGGTTACTACTGAAAACTTGATTGATCACAGGAAGATGACTGGGCACTGTATATCCAACTGGATTCTGCTGACGGAGAGTGTAAGAGAGTTGAAGCTCCAATCCAGTACGTGTTGGCATCCACAGGGCACACTCTTCCAATGCCAAAGTTCTACCCAGTTCAACAAGAGTGGTTTTCAGTATAGTATGCCTATCCAGGGTGCTTCTGATCTCATGGGTCAACATCCTCACATGACGACCTGTTTCTTCTTGTGTACGAATCAAGCCCATTTCTCTATCAAGCTCTGCAGCCTTGTTTTTCAAGAACAGTTCTCTGGTTTTAACACTCAATAAATCAGGAATAATATG
This region includes:
- the LOC126710382 gene encoding ethylene receptor; the protein is MESCNCIEPQWPADELLMKYQYISDFFIAIAYFSIPLELIYFVKKSAVFPYRWVLVQFGAFIVLCGATHLINLWTFTMHSRTVAIVMTTAKVLTAVVSCATALMLVHIIPDLLSVKTRELFLKNKAAELDREMGLIRTQEETGRHVRMLTHEIRSTLDRHTILKTTLVELGRTLALEECALWMPTRTGLELQLSYTLRQQNPVGYTVPSHLPVINQVFSSNRAVKISPNCPVARIRPLAGKYMPGEVVAVRVPLLHLSNFQINDWPELPAKRYALMVLMLPSDSARQWHVHELELVEVVADQVAVALSHAAILEESMRARDLLMEQNVALDLARREAETAIRARNDFLAVMNHEMRTPMHAIIALSSLLQETELTPEQRLMVETILKSSNLLATLINDVLDLSRLEDGSLQLDIGTFNLHFVFKEVLNLIKPVASVKKLSVTLNLAQDLPVYAVGDEKRLMQTMLNVVGNAVKFSKEGSISIIAFVAKSESLRDSRAPDFFPMPSDNHFYLRVQVKDSGSGINPQEIPKLFTKFSQSQSSATRNSGGSGLGLAICKRFVNLMEGHIWLESDGLAKGCTATFIVKLGIPERSNESKLPFTPKVPANHGQTNFSGLKVLVMDDNGVSRMVTKGLLEHLGCDVSTVSSSEECLHVVSHEHQVVFLDVCMPGIDGFELAVTIREKFARRHEKPLIVALTGNTDKVTKENCMRVGINGVIQKPISVDKMRSILSELLEHRVLYEAL